The segment tatatatatatatatatatatatatatatatatatatatacatatatatatatttcataaaaaatatttttattaaatgaaatattGGATGGTAATTTCAGGGTCTCAGATTACAGTAGGTCTGAACATCCATGCGTGTTTATCAAATGACTGGAAAATGAGGTATGGAGTCACTCTGAGGTGGAGTGGGTGTATACAGGAATGACTGTGTCAACAGGCTACTTGGGAACATGGCTTATTAAAAGAACTTCAGTGGAAAGTCTTATACGCCTGGATGTAACTGTGGTTTGCTGTACTGACTTTCAGAATAAGTATAAATGATGCGTTAACAATTGCAAAATGTACCGTCTCCACAATTTAACaatcttttttacatttactaattactattttctctttttcatccCACATAAATTATCTTCCTTGATCTTAGTCAAGTTTTGATTTGATATTATTTATGTTGTGATGGTACAATcagtttacttaaaaaaaaaaaaaaggggcagAAGTCTACAAATGTCTTTATGAatgtgttaaaaacaacaacaataaaaccatTACATAATTACACTGGGTACGCAACAGTTACTGCATTAAGAAACAATTCAACAAATGTTTCGTTCAAAGTGCTACAAatttcagacaaaaaaagacaaacaatacCAATGAACAATGTACATTcctcagaaaatataaattaaaaagttttcagTCTGTGTGCATAAAATATCAGTGGAAACCACCATAGTTCCTCCAATATAACAGTTATTTGTGTACATTAGAATTTAATTTAACCATCGGAAGCATCATGATAAAGTACAAAACATGACTATTTTGACCCTTTTCTGAGGACTGGACTTTGTTCAGGTGAAGCATAAACTGGTGTTGAGTTTCCACTTCCTCTTCCTGACTCTGCCGTGTCGTCCTCTCCTGAAGTTGTCTCCCTTTGTACGTCTGGTAAATAGAGGTCATATTCAAAACCAGAATTCAGATGACCTTGTATGTGCCGATTTCGAACCTCCTCAAAAATCTTAAGAACCTTGAAAGGGGGCAAGAAAAAGTTGTATGTAGTAAAATTAGCACACAGCAAATTACAGAAATTAATAGAACAAGTAATGATGCTTTGCATTACCTTGGATTTTGGAATGAGACCCACTCTAAAGAAACCAATGTGTCCAGTTTCAATCTTGGTGCAGTCGACCACCGTGGATGCAATGTTTTCTGGGGAGGGTCCATCACACAACACTCCATCCACCTAGAACAAGTAAAATTCACATGTAGCTAATGGAAACCTCTTTGGTTTAACATCTGACTGAAAGAAACTATGAATGCAACTCTTTCTCCCCGTCCTCCTGTTGACAACTTTGTGGCTTCTTAAATGAAATCATGTGGAAACACTCCAGTGAGTGGTATTTTTCTCCTGAAGCTTTTAGCTGCAACATTTTACTGAACACCCTTATGGGCTATATTTAAGGGtatgagcaaaaataaatatatatatatatatattaataggAGGACTTGTTGATTTAATAACACTTGATTTCTGTCATTACCTTGTCTCCAAGTTTGGCATAAACTTGGTTATGGTGAGTTGTGTCTGCTTCGCCTGTGGGGTTGGCTGAGGTTACAGCAATGGGCCCCACCTACAAGAAATAAATTGGATGGTCAATGAATTTTCATTAATCCtgcctttttaatttatcaCTTTGTAACTGGAATGCAAATAAAGATGTGCAGCTATCAATATCTATTCACCAGATTAATGAGGTGTGTTGCTACTGCACAGTCTGGATTTCTGATCGCAATGCTTTGTGGAGTTCCTATATGTTTGGCTGCATCTCCTAAACCAAACGTGTCCATCCAGGGACCTGTATGAGACAAGAAACCAATATGATGCTCATAAATCCCAACCAACCATTCATGATGAACCCATACATAATGGACCACTTGTAAATGTGGATACACTCACCTCGGGGTATGACCATACTAATAGAGGACGGCCATGCAGCCTCCATGAAGTCCAGGAGCAGTGGGCTCAGCAGGTGTCTTACAGGCTCCAGCTGTTTGATGGAGGAGATCCACATGGACATGGGTCGGTCCTCGGCTTGTTTTTTCACCCTGGAGtcaaaaaaaggagagagattCACTAAATGGATCTAACTAAggttattgtaaaaaaaacaatagaaaccTACTTGTATGCTTTGACAACAGCATCTGGTCTGTTGCAGGCTGCTACCAGCACATAGACGGTGTCTGTTGGCATTCCACATATGCCTCCATTTTTCATGATTTCTGcatgagaaaaggaaaaaatttaattaaattaaattaaataaaaaaataaattcaaatacaGCAACTAAACAAGTGTCTTTTTTCAGAAATCAGCAccattgtcttttatttctcaCCTGCAATCTGCTGGACTGATGTGGCCTTGCGGGCGGGTACATGTGGACATATATTGGCCCCTCCCCCTACCCCACCCAGCTTGACAAGAGGTCTTCCTAAGGGGATCTGGGGAGACTTGAAGGTGCTGTTGAAAATGTGTGCcaagaaacagtaaaaactgaCGAGACCAAAGATGATGGTGACTCCTATGTCATAACCATAAGGTAGTGCACCCACTGCATCCAGCAGAAAGCTGATGAGTATGAGCTGAAAGGTGAACGCATAGACAAACCAGGTAACGTTTACAAACAAAGCTGCAACTGTCACTAGAAAGTTAAACAGCATGAAGCTAATGATCCCAACAGCCACATTGAAGCCTCTGGTTTCACCGTAGAGGCCACCGTATCTCGTCAGCCCCCACACTGTCCACATCACCCCGTAGAGGATAAAGACTGTGCTCTCAAAGGTTTTACCCCGAGCAAATGCTACTGAAccacacagcagctgcagcGCCCCACCAGCCACCACCACCCAGGGCAGAACCAGCACAGACAGAGGATTTCTGGCACCAACTGTGGCTGTGATGGCAAAAGCAGCCAGCACACTGCAGGCATGACCCAACACCTCTGCATCTGCATATTTAGAGTAGCCCAGGTGAGGTGCATGTTGTTCCTTATCATGAGCTCTGAGAACAACACTTTGCATCTTGGTTACTAAATTCTTGAAAACTCCCTTTCCTGTAGGAATCACGATACTGGAGACCATGTTGAATGTAGTAATAAAAAGCATGATGGTAGATGCTACAAATATAGCTGCCTGTACACCCTGAGTGCCCCCTTGGAAGAAGCC is part of the Melanotaenia boesemani isolate fMelBoe1 chromosome 7, fMelBoe1.pri, whole genome shotgun sequence genome and harbors:
- the LOC121643094 gene encoding uncharacterized protein LOC121643094 produces the protein MAQSRTLDVSVGILGIFSGSLLLLVNSYASSSEKNFIPYTALGILLLIIAAIVAYAGVHRSLSHAQLFSALCLTVSALWCGSGLVYILVGQMVLHPTDLKSSLVPGLAAFTLALFIIGSVAVFVRKVVLFLIAVGISLACAHQIAGLSAAGFGQSATAANYFLVCLVCVYFGFGQLLSLITQGKVGLPNSGLKEKSEQNQRCSDAVTAGLVMNLLSASVLACPLLGVVPQLYVGHVPWLWTAGVFQLGLCVLFYRAMDTLAATFFGFTALLKFAEGYSALLSFYSIQPFSPVPFPVVFSVLFFILALFSCQTSLLEGFYQLFFVAYCISIAAQPQGFFQGGTQGVQAAIFVASTIMLFITTFNMVSSIVIPTGKGVFKNLVTKMQSVVLRAHDKEQHAPHLGYSKYADAEVLGHACSVLAAFAITATVGARNPLSVLVLPWVVVAGGALQLLCGSVAFARGKTFESTVFILYGVMWTVWGLTRYGGLYGETRGFNVAVGIISFMLFNFLVTVAALFVNVTWFVYAFTFQLILISFLLDAVGALPYGYDIGVTIIFGLVSFYCFLAHIFNSTFKSPQIPLGRPLVKLGGVGGGANICPHVPARKATSVQQIAEIMKNGGICGMPTDTVYVLVAACNRPDAVVKAYKVKKQAEDRPMSMWISSIKQLEPVRHLLSPLLLDFMEAAWPSSISMVIPRGPWMDTFGLGDAAKHIGTPQSIAIRNPDCAVATHLINLVGPIAVTSANPTGEADTTHHNQVYAKLGDKVDGVLCDGPSPENIASTVVDCTKIETGHIGFFRVGLIPKSKVLKIFEEVRNRHIQGHLNSGFEYDLYLPDVQRETTSGEDDTAESGRGSGNSTPVYASPEQSPVLRKGSK